From the genome of Oncorhynchus gorbuscha isolate QuinsamMale2020 ecotype Even-year linkage group LG18, OgorEven_v1.0, whole genome shotgun sequence:
TAACGGAGGATAATTTACGACACCTGTGTGAACGTTGTGGAATAGATGGCTCCCAAGTTAAAGGAAAGAACCATCGCATATTGCAACGTAAAATCTTGGAGGAAATGTGGGTAAATGCAAATTCGGTCAAATCGGAGGAGCAGGGAATGTCTTGGTTACTCCAACTGAACGATGACATCAGGAGGATACAGGAAGAATCTACTGTGGCACCCATGAGGCCCAGACAGTCTGATGATGAAGCTACAGACTGCGATGAAGAATGGGACATGGAAAACAAGGATCGGTGTCTTAGCAACGGGCTGGAGGCGGAGTCATCTCCAGAGAACCACACCCCAGAGCAGAGGCAGAGGGGTGTGAGTATTTTCCCAGAAAGTTTCAGCagtatttccttgattcctctcattctctgGACCTCCTGTTCTAAATTAATTTGGAGGAGAAAGTCCCAGGAGGAACCTCAGTCTCCTTAATGCATTTTGTAGCAGGAGGCCCAGAGAAGTGAGAGGAGTCAAGGAAGTACTGCCGAGACTTGAGGTTTCTAAATCACTTGACCAGTAGGAGAATGTTTCCTTCCTGATTTATACTGGCTCCCTTTTTGTGGTTTTCAGGACATGTCTCTCCCACCCGCCTCCCCTCTCCCCGAGTCCCCAGGTCCTGCCTCTCCCGCTGGCACATTACTACTGGGTTTGAAGAGGGTGTCTGTGCGGCTGGTTGACTGCAGGAAAACACTGGGGCTGAGTGGAACtacgagaggaggagaagagaagggataTGGAGATTCAGATTCGATATCATCAAGTAGGAACAATGGTGTGTATTAGACTACAATCTGCTTCTGTAGCAGTTCATTGATTGGTCAATATTTATTAATTGAGGCAAATTTGCTTAAGGTAACTAACTATTCAGTGTTGTATAGCAGCTCATCTGTGTTGGATGGGGAAGATACTTCAACACTAGTTCATTATGAAAATCTTTAGTACATGTGGGGAACCTTAACTTCATGTCTTTGTTTCACAGGGGACAACCCTAATGGTCGCTCGCTCAGTGGGATGGTCTTATCTGGGAAGGCTCCAGGGTTGAACTTGATCCAGCGACCTTACAGCTGTGATGTATGTGAGAAGAGTTTCACTCAGTCAGGAAACCTACGAAGACACCAAATAGTACACACAGGAGAGCGACCATATGTCTGTCCTATATGCGGAATGAGTTTCCTTATGTCAGGAACACTGTCTAGacacaagagaacacacacaggagagaaaccatacgGCTGTCCTATATGTGGAAAGCTTTTCCGTACGTCAGGACAATTGACTATACACAAgcgaacacacactggagagaaaccttatagctgtgatcaatgtgggaagagttttactcaagCTTGTTCCCTGACTGAACACAAGCGAACACACACTGGCGTGATGTTCCACTGCTCAGACTGTGAGAAGAGCTTCGCTACATCGGTGAAGTTGAAACGGCACCAGCAAacgcacacaggagagaaaccttatcgctgtgatcaatgtgggaagagttttgcgaGAGCTTATTCCCTGACTGAACACAagctaacacacacaggagagaaaccatatgTCTgcgatcaatgtgggaagagatttaCTAACTCGGGAACACTGACTTTACATCAGCcgacacacactggagagaaacctcatAGCTGTGCTATATACAGCTGTAAGCATTGTGAGTGGAGTTTTGCTCATTCAGAAGACCTAGCAAGACACCACCAGAGAAAACACATGTGGGAGGGTATTCATgtctgtgatcaatgtgggaagagttttgctaGTTCTGGAGACCTGATTATACACAAGCGTATACACACTGGTGAGAAACAATATgtctgtgatcagtgtgggaagagttttgctaGTTCGGGAAACCTGAATATACACAAGCGTATCCACACCGGAGAGAAACCATATgtctgtgatcaatgtgggaagagcttTGCCTCATCTGGATTCCTGACTAAACACAAGCATATCCACACCGGAGAGAAACCTTACAGTTGTGAACGGTGCGAGAAGAGCTGCGTTTCCAAAGGAGAGTTGAGGACGCACCAGCTGGTACACCCCAGAGAGAACTCTCTCTTCCTGTGTGATCGATGTGGGAAGAGCTTCACACACATGGGATCCCTGAATGTACACATGCGTaggcacacaggagagaaaccctaCCGCTgcgatcaatgtgggaagagc
Proteins encoded in this window:
- the LOC124002697 gene encoding zinc finger protein 883-like; its protein translation is MSGEKQTLLDEIKQSLHPLTEDNLRHLCERCGIDGSQVKGKNHRILQRKILEEMWVNANSVKSEEQGMSWLLQLNDDIRRIQEESTVAPMRPRQSDDEATDCDEEWDMENKDRCLSNGLEAESSPENHTPEQRQRGDMSLPPASPLPESPGPASPAGTLLLGLKRVSVRLVDCRKTLGLSGTTRGGEEKGYGDSDSISSSRNNGDNPNGRSLSGMVLSGKAPGLNLIQRPYSCDVCEKSFTQSGNLRRHQIVHTGERPYVCPICGMSFLMSGTLSRHKRTHTGEKPYGCPICGKLFRTSGQLTIHKRTHTGEKPYSCDQCGKSFTQACSLTEHKRTHTGVMFHCSDCEKSFATSVKLKRHQQTHTGEKPYRCDQCGKSFARAYSLTEHKLTHTGEKPYVCDQCGKRFTNSGTLTLHQPTHTGEKPHSCAIYSCKHCEWSFAHSEDLARHHQRKHMWEGIHVCDQCGKSFASSGDLIIHKRIHTGEKQYVCDQCGKSFASSGNLNIHKRIHTGEKPYVCDQCGKSFASSGFLTKHKHIHTGEKPYSCERCEKSCVSKGELRTHQLVHPRENSLFLCDRCGKSFTHMGSLNVHMRRHTGEKPYRCDQCGKSFIQPVELKMHQRVHTGEKPYSCDLCRKRFAQSGLLTVHKRTHTGEKRYKCDICGKRFAQSGNLKSHQKTHTGRKRTRTGGERSQTDRLNHHHTSILSGVSSQDPSVDSG